Proteins encoded by one window of Maliibacterium massiliense:
- the putP gene encoding sodium/proline symporter PutP, giving the protein MQMSWGILIAFCLYLLVMLGIGVYFYRKTTGVSDYILGGRKLNSWVTALSAQASDMSGWLLMGLPGSLYAAGLGQVWVGLGLALGTYLNWRIVAMRLRTFTQAYGDSLTLPEYFENRFGDKTRILRTASSVFITIFFLVYTASGLVAGGKLFATVFHLPYIAAMSIGALVILLYTFLGGFMAVCWTDFIQGMLMLVAIVITPLVAINILGGWDNVSGNLLTQGGAGFLNLFNDAAGKPMTFIEIISQLAWALGYFGMPHILVRFMAIKSKDMIKKSRIIATSWVLISLGAACLVGLVGRALLPELLASGAGETVFMQMVIKLFPSFIAGILLCGILAAIMSTADSQLLVTASSISSDLYKGLINKKASDKKVLAVSRYAVLGVALLAFVFALDENSSVMDLVSNAWAGFGATFGPVVLLSLFWKRVTRNGAAAGMVTGGLTVIIWDMIQFGGQTLGTITGVYSLLVGFLLSLAVIVVVSLAGKAPAKEITDTFERAKKITLE; this is encoded by the coding sequence ATGCAGATGTCTTGGGGGATTCTTATTGCCTTTTGTCTGTACCTGCTTGTGATGTTGGGTATCGGCGTCTACTTTTACCGGAAGACGACCGGTGTGTCCGATTACATCCTCGGCGGGCGCAAGCTCAATTCCTGGGTAACGGCGCTCAGCGCCCAGGCCTCCGATATGAGCGGCTGGCTGCTGATGGGCCTGCCCGGCTCCCTCTACGCGGCCGGTCTGGGCCAGGTGTGGGTGGGGCTGGGCCTTGCGCTGGGCACCTACCTCAACTGGCGCATCGTCGCCATGCGCCTGCGCACCTTTACGCAGGCCTACGGCGATTCGCTGACGCTGCCGGAATATTTTGAAAACCGCTTCGGCGACAAGACACGCATCCTGCGCACCGCATCCAGCGTGTTTATCACCATCTTCTTTCTGGTGTACACCGCCTCTGGCCTGGTGGCGGGCGGCAAGCTGTTCGCCACCGTGTTTCACCTCCCCTACATCGCGGCCATGTCCATCGGCGCGCTGGTGATCCTGCTCTACACCTTCCTGGGCGGCTTTATGGCCGTGTGCTGGACGGACTTTATCCAGGGCATGCTGATGCTGGTGGCCATTGTCATCACCCCGCTTGTGGCCATCAACATACTGGGCGGCTGGGACAACGTTTCCGGCAACCTGCTCACCCAGGGCGGCGCGGGCTTCCTGAACCTCTTCAACGACGCGGCCGGCAAGCCCATGACCTTTATCGAAATCATCTCGCAGCTCGCTTGGGCGCTGGGCTACTTCGGCATGCCCCATATCTTGGTGCGCTTTATGGCCATCAAGAGCAAGGACATGATCAAAAAATCCCGCATCATCGCCACCAGCTGGGTGCTCATCTCGCTGGGCGCTGCCTGCCTGGTCGGCCTTGTGGGGCGTGCGCTGCTGCCTGAACTGCTCGCATCGGGCGCGGGCGAGACCGTGTTTATGCAGATGGTCATCAAGCTCTTCCCCTCCTTTATCGCCGGCATTCTGCTTTGCGGCATCCTGGCGGCCATCATGTCCACCGCCGATTCCCAGCTGCTGGTGACGGCGTCCTCCATCTCCAGCGACCTGTACAAGGGTCTGATCAACAAAAAGGCCTCCGACAAAAAGGTGCTGGCTGTCAGCCGCTACGCCGTGCTGGGCGTGGCGCTGCTCGCCTTCGTCTTTGCGCTGGATGAGAACTCCAGCGTCATGGACCTGGTCTCCAACGCCTGGGCCGGTTTCGGCGCAACCTTTGGGCCTGTTGTGCTGCTCTCCCTGTTCTGGAAACGTGTCACCCGCAATGGCGCGGCCGCGGGCATGGTGACGGGCGGCTTGACCGTGATCATCTGGGATATGATCCAATTTGGCGGCCAGACGCTGGGCACGATCACCGGCGTCTACTCGCTGCTTGTGGGCTTTTTGCTCTCCCTTGCGGTGATCGTTGTGGTATCGCTGGCTGGCAAGGCGCCCGCCAAGGAGATCACCGATACGTTTGAGCGGGCCAAAAAAATCACGTTGGAATAA
- a CDS encoding DUF5655 domain-containing protein, with protein sequence MGDPCVQEALLSFFAGRPLAYARYRQTEAFVLQRFPQTTIQVKKSQISFYHRHMYACVSLPVRRLKDWPEHCIVLSFGLARRVDAPRIVQAVEPYPNRWTHHVLLAEASQLDDELAGWLQEAYAFAQCKRPHR encoded by the coding sequence ATGGGGGACCCCTGTGTACAGGAAGCGCTGCTGTCCTTTTTTGCGGGCAGGCCGCTTGCATATGCGCGTTACAGGCAGACGGAGGCATTTGTGTTGCAGCGCTTCCCGCAAACGACCATTCAGGTCAAAAAGTCGCAGATTTCGTTTTATCATCGGCACATGTACGCCTGCGTCTCGCTGCCCGTCCGCCGGCTGAAGGATTGGCCGGAGCACTGCATCGTTCTATCCTTTGGCCTTGCGCGCAGGGTCGATGCGCCGCGCATCGTGCAGGCGGTGGAACCGTATCCAAACCGCTGGACCCATCACGTGCTGCTGGCGGAGGCATCGCAGCTGGATGACGAGCTTGCCGGCTGGCTGCAGGAGGCTTACGCCTTCGCGCAGTGCAAGCGGCCGCATAGGTAG
- a CDS encoding MarR family transcriptional regulator has translation MDMDAIGALLGTRRMIFGALFRIATRLEHIGRDYLGELTTKQWFFLAVLTSFFAHPPTLSELAQAMGTSHQNVKQLALRLEQKGFIRITPDARDARALRLEVMRPRADAYARAHEARDAAFIQTLFAGIDADALQTTLRALTRLDENLSAMQAHRGTEEQSHENT, from the coding sequence ATGGATATGGACGCAATAGGCGCGCTGCTGGGTACGCGCAGGATGATCTTCGGCGCGCTGTTTCGCATCGCAACGCGCCTGGAGCACATCGGCAGGGACTATCTGGGGGAGCTGACCACCAAGCAGTGGTTCTTTCTGGCGGTGCTCACCAGCTTTTTTGCGCATCCCCCCACGCTCAGCGAGCTCGCGCAGGCCATGGGCACCTCCCACCAAAACGTCAAGCAGCTGGCGCTGCGGCTGGAACAAAAGGGCTTTATTCGCATCACACCCGATGCGCGCGATGCGCGGGCGCTGCGCCTGGAGGTGATGCGCCCGCGCGCAGACGCCTACGCTCGCGCGCACGAGGCCAGGGACGCAGCGTTTATCCAGACGCTCTTTGCCGGCATCGATGCGGACGCCCTGCAGACCACCCTGCGCGCTTTGACGCGGCTGGACGAAAACCTGAGCGCCATGCAGGCCCACCGTGGAACGGAGGAACAAAGCCATGAAAACACGTAA
- a CDS encoding flavodoxin domain-containing protein has protein sequence MKTRNICVVYQSKYGATQRYAQYLAGALGADMLSCRDASASTLAPYDTLLYGGGIYAGGIAGLKRFKKTLRALASPRLVLFACGASLPQAETVAAIRRQNCADLPGDTPIFYLRGAICPQKMRSADKLMMRMLMRMLQKKPPEQLEPWARDALTLGMDTDADWVDPQNIAPIVAWVKAP, from the coding sequence ATGAAAACACGTAATATTTGCGTGGTCTACCAATCCAAATATGGCGCGACGCAGCGCTATGCGCAGTACCTTGCCGGGGCACTCGGTGCGGATATGCTTTCGTGCAGGGACGCGTCTGCATCCACGCTCGCCCCATATGATACGCTGCTCTACGGCGGCGGCATTTATGCCGGAGGCATCGCGGGACTGAAGCGCTTTAAAAAGACGCTGCGTGCGCTTGCCTCCCCGCGCCTGGTGCTCTTTGCCTGCGGCGCATCGCTCCCGCAGGCGGAGACGGTCGCGGCCATCCGCAGGCAAAACTGCGCGGACCTGCCTGGCGATACGCCCATCTTTTATTTGCGCGGGGCGATTTGCCCGCAGAAGATGCGCAGCGCGGATAAGCTGATGATGCGCATGCTCATGCGGATGCTGCAAAAAAAGCCCCCCGAGCAGTTGGAGCCTTGGGCGCGCGATGCCCTGACGCTGGGCATGGACACGGACGCGGACTGGGTGGACCCGCAAAACATCGCGCCCATCGTGGCATGGGTAAAGGCGCCGTAA
- the pheS gene encoding phenylalanine--tRNA ligase subunit alpha — translation MQEKLMQMEKEALAGLSACASVADADEVRVRFLGKKGALTQVLRSMGGLPKEERPAFGQMVNDTRRRIEQALETRLDALGQQEKEARLRAETIDVTEPARVPSQGSLHPLTIVQRRMEDIFIGLGFEVVEGPEVEQDHYNFELLNIPKDHPARDMQDSLYFTPNILLRTHTSPVQARYMTTHKPPIRIVCPGRVYRADEVDATHSPVFHQMEGLVVDKNVRMSDLKGTLDAFAKQLYGENTRTKFRPSFFPFTEPSAEVDFSCSLCGGKGCRVCKGTGWIEVLGCGMVNPKVLAACGIDPEEYSGFAFGIGLDRTANIKYGITDLRLLFENDIRFLAQF, via the coding sequence ATGCAGGAAAAACTGATGCAGATGGAAAAGGAGGCGCTTGCAGGCCTTTCAGCGTGCGCAAGCGTGGCGGATGCGGACGAGGTGCGCGTCCGTTTCCTGGGCAAAAAAGGCGCGCTGACGCAGGTGCTGCGCAGCATGGGCGGCCTGCCCAAGGAGGAGCGCCCCGCCTTCGGCCAGATGGTCAACGATACGCGCAGGCGTATCGAGCAGGCTCTGGAAACGCGCCTGGACGCGCTGGGGCAGCAGGAGAAGGAGGCGCGCCTGCGCGCAGAGACGATAGACGTCACCGAGCCTGCGCGCGTGCCGTCCCAGGGCAGCCTGCACCCGCTGACCATTGTGCAGCGCCGCATGGAGGATATCTTCATCGGCCTGGGCTTTGAGGTAGTGGAGGGCCCCGAGGTGGAGCAGGACCACTACAACTTTGAGCTGCTCAACATCCCCAAGGACCATCCGGCCCGCGATATGCAGGATAGCCTGTACTTCACGCCCAACATCCTGCTGCGCACACACACCTCGCCGGTGCAGGCGCGCTACATGACCACGCACAAGCCGCCGATTCGCATCGTGTGCCCGGGCCGCGTGTACCGCGCAGACGAGGTGGACGCAACCCACAGCCCGGTCTTCCACCAGATGGAGGGGCTAGTGGTGGACAAGAACGTGCGCATGAGCGATTTGAAGGGCACGCTGGACGCCTTTGCCAAGCAGCTCTACGGCGAGAATACCCGCACCAAGTTCCGGCCAAGCTTCTTCCCGTTCACCGAGCCCAGCGCGGAGGTGGACTTTTCCTGTTCGCTCTGCGGTGGCAAGGGCTGCCGCGTGTGCAAGGGCACCGGCTGGATCGAGGTGCTAGGCTGCGGCATGGTCAACCCCAAGGTGCTGGCCGCCTGCGGCATCGATCCGGAGGAATACTCCGGTTTTGCCTTCGGCATTGGCCTGGACCGCACGGCCAACATCAAATATGGCATCACCGACCTGCGCCTGCTGTTTGAAAACGATATCCGTTTTCTTGCGCAGTTCTGA
- a CDS encoding XTP/dITP diphosphatase gives MNTRRLIVASNNKGKIREMEAILAPYFAEILSQSAAGVHLEVEEDGTTFQENAVKKAEAIASLLQCAAVADDSGLCVDALGGAPGVYSARYAGEHGNDAANTQKLLAALRDVPDAARGAYFASAIALARPGLPTLVVEGRCPGRIARAPRGENGFGYDPVFLLPDRDVTFAELAPEHKNAISHRAIALAKMLQALQREEAGR, from the coding sequence ATGAACACGAGACGACTGATCGTAGCTTCCAATAATAAAGGCAAGATACGGGAGATGGAGGCCATCCTGGCCCCGTACTTTGCGGAAATTCTGTCCCAAAGCGCGGCGGGCGTGCATCTGGAGGTGGAGGAGGACGGCACCACGTTCCAGGAAAACGCCGTTAAAAAGGCGGAGGCCATCGCATCACTGCTTCAGTGCGCGGCGGTTGCGGATGATTCGGGCCTGTGCGTCGATGCGCTGGGCGGCGCGCCGGGAGTGTACTCCGCGCGCTACGCGGGGGAGCACGGCAATGACGCCGCCAATACGCAAAAGCTGCTCGCTGCCCTGCGCGACGTGCCTGACGCCGCGCGCGGCGCGTATTTTGCAAGCGCCATCGCCCTTGCGCGCCCCGGCCTGCCCACGCTGGTGGTAGAGGGCCGCTGCCCCGGGCGCATTGCGCGCGCCCCGCGCGGGGAAAACGGCTTCGGGTACGATCCGGTGTTTTTGCTGCCCGATCGGGACGTGACCTTTGCCGAGCTTGCGCCGGAACATAAAAACGCTATCAGTCACCGGGCGATCGCGCTTGCCAAAATGCTGCAGGCGCTCCAACGCGAGGAGGCGGGGCGATAG
- the rph gene encoding ribonuclease PH — translation MRIDDRQPAQVRPIDMIPNFIETAHGSVLVCFGKTRLICTAMLEDRVPSFLQGTGQGWLTAEYAMLPASTPQRKMRDGRKGVDGRSVEIQRLIGRSLRAAMDLKALGERTLTIDCDVIQADGGTRTAAITGGFVAAALAVDKLVERELIVTPPMRHIVAAISAGIVQGEMMVDLCYAEDSIADADINIVMDDTGALIEVQGTAEHAPYTRQQLESILDMAQDAILKEIMEKQKEALGEAWARISRSMAL, via the coding sequence TTGCGTATTGACGATCGCCAGCCGGCGCAGGTGCGCCCCATTGACATGATTCCCAACTTCATCGAGACCGCCCACGGCTCGGTGCTGGTCTGCTTCGGCAAAACCCGCCTGATCTGCACCGCCATGCTGGAGGACCGGGTGCCCTCCTTTCTGCAGGGCACCGGCCAGGGCTGGCTCACGGCGGAATACGCCATGCTGCCCGCCTCCACGCCCCAGCGCAAGATGCGCGACGGGCGCAAGGGGGTGGACGGCCGCTCGGTGGAGATTCAGCGGCTGATCGGCCGCTCGCTGCGCGCCGCCATGGATCTCAAGGCGCTGGGCGAGCGCACACTCACCATTGACTGCGACGTCATCCAGGCAGACGGCGGCACCCGCACCGCGGCGATCACGGGCGGGTTTGTCGCCGCGGCCCTGGCGGTGGACAAGCTGGTGGAACGCGAGCTGATCGTCACCCCGCCCATGCGTCACATCGTGGCGGCAATCTCGGCGGGCATCGTGCAGGGGGAGATGATGGTGGACCTCTGCTACGCGGAGGATTCCATTGCCGATGCGGATATTAACATCGTGATGGACGATACCGGCGCGCTCATCGAGGTGCAGGGCACCGCTGAGCACGCGCCCTATACGCGCCAGCAGCTGGAAAGCATCCTGGATATGGCGCAGGATGCCATCCTTAAGGAGATCATGGAAAAGCAAAAGGAGGCGCTGGGCGAGGCGTGGGCGCGCATCAGCCGCAGCATGGCATTATGA
- a CDS encoding metallophosphoesterase, whose product MRILVISDTHHMQASADAALARAGQVDMLVHLGDCVADGRCLHEMLGQEIPYVQVRGNCDSGASAPAEAVFTCAGMTMLAVHGNAQGVRWGTAQLLGLAREKGARVAFYGHTHVPDITMQGRVLLINPGSPALPRQGSAPSCAILELEKGRCVPAILPLR is encoded by the coding sequence ATGCGCATACTGGTGATCAGCGATACGCATCACATGCAGGCATCCGCCGACGCGGCGCTTGCGCGCGCGGGGCAGGTGGACATGCTGGTGCATCTGGGCGACTGCGTAGCCGACGGCAGGTGCCTGCATGAAATGCTGGGGCAGGAGATACCCTATGTACAGGTGCGCGGCAACTGCGATTCGGGGGCAAGCGCGCCTGCCGAGGCGGTGTTTACATGCGCGGGCATGACAATGCTGGCGGTGCACGGCAACGCGCAGGGCGTGCGCTGGGGAACGGCGCAGCTGCTGGGCCTTGCCCGTGAGAAGGGCGCGCGCGTCGCGTTCTACGGGCACACGCACGTGCCGGATATCACCATGCAGGGCCGCGTGCTGCTCATCAACCCGGGCAGCCCCGCCCTGCCGCGCCAGGGGAGCGCCCCATCCTGCGCCATTTTGGAGCTGGAAAAAGGGCGCTGTGTGCCCGCCATCCTGCCGCTGCGATAA